A stretch of the Xiphophorus couchianus chromosome 15, X_couchianus-1.0, whole genome shotgun sequence genome encodes the following:
- the hmgn3 gene encoding high mobility group nucleosome-binding domain-containing protein 3 isoform X3: MVGANPNERSHIQEASRQKKKKKTRKKGRIRELLLPLHCLNSSTPSSAVGLCSWSPEGAEGKEASKVTKQEPTRRSERLSAKPAPPKAEVKPKKTVVKKEEKGAKAKKGGGKGKKEDGPAQNGETKANEVSEAADEATDEKA, translated from the exons ATGGTAGGTGCCAACCCGAATGAGCGATCCCATATTCAGGAAGCgagcaggcaaaaaaaaaaaaaaaagacaaggaagaagggAAGAATCAGGGAATTGCTGTTGCCTCTTCACTGTCTAAACAGCAGCACGCCGTCGAGTGCTGTTGGATTGTGTTCGTGG tccCCAGAGGGTGCTGAGGGTAAGGAAGCCTCTAAAGTCACAAAGCAAGAG CCCACCAGAAGGTCAGAGAGATTGTCGGCG aaacctGCTCCGCCCAAAGCTGAGGTGAAGCCCAAGAAGACCGTTGTCAAG aaagaagaaaaaggagcaaAGGCCAAGAAGGGCGGCGGTAAGGGGAAGAAGGAAGATGGTCCGGCCCAGAATGGGGAGACCAAGGCCAACGAG GTCTCTGAAGCGGCAGACGAGGCGACCGACGAGAAGGCGTAA
- the hmgn3 gene encoding high mobility group nucleosome-binding domain-containing protein 3 isoform X1 — MVGANPNERSHIQEASRQKKKKKTRKKGRIRELLLPLHCLNSSTPSSAVGLCSWSPEGAEGKEASKVTKQEPTRRSERLSAKPAPPKAEVKPKKTVVKKEEKGAKAKKGGGKGKKEDGPAQNGETKANEIYVSRPSVSVSSIRSMAPSLMSVKGQSETVRVKGL, encoded by the exons ATGGTAGGTGCCAACCCGAATGAGCGATCCCATATTCAGGAAGCgagcaggcaaaaaaaaaaaaaaaagacaaggaagaagggAAGAATCAGGGAATTGCTGTTGCCTCTTCACTGTCTAAACAGCAGCACGCCGTCGAGTGCTGTTGGATTGTGTTCGTGG tccCCAGAGGGTGCTGAGGGTAAGGAAGCCTCTAAAGTCACAAAGCAAGAG CCCACCAGAAGGTCAGAGAGATTGTCGGCG aaacctGCTCCGCCCAAAGCTGAGGTGAAGCCCAAGAAGACCGTTGTCAAG aaagaagaaaaaggagcaaAGGCCAAGAAGGGCGGCGGTAAGGGGAAGAAGGAAGATGGTCCGGCCCAGAATGGGGAGACCAAGGCCAACGAG aTCTATGTGTCTCGTCCATCTGTGAGTGTGTCCTCCATCAGAAGCATGGCTCCCTCCTTGATGTCAGTGAAAGGGCAGAGCGAGACAGTCAGAGTTAAGG GTCTCTGA
- the hmgn3 gene encoding high mobility group nucleosome-binding domain-containing protein 3 isoform X2 — protein MVGANPNERSHIQEASRQKKKKKTRKKGRIRELLLPLHCLNSSTPSSAVGLCSWSPEGAEGKEASKVTKQEKPAPPKAEVKPKKTVVKKEEKGAKAKKGGGKGKKEDGPAQNGETKANEIYVSRPSVSVSSIRSMAPSLMSVKGQSETVRVKGL, from the exons ATGGTAGGTGCCAACCCGAATGAGCGATCCCATATTCAGGAAGCgagcaggcaaaaaaaaaaaaaaaagacaaggaagaagggAAGAATCAGGGAATTGCTGTTGCCTCTTCACTGTCTAAACAGCAGCACGCCGTCGAGTGCTGTTGGATTGTGTTCGTGG tccCCAGAGGGTGCTGAGGGTAAGGAAGCCTCTAAAGTCACAAAGCAAGAG aaacctGCTCCGCCCAAAGCTGAGGTGAAGCCCAAGAAGACCGTTGTCAAG aaagaagaaaaaggagcaaAGGCCAAGAAGGGCGGCGGTAAGGGGAAGAAGGAAGATGGTCCGGCCCAGAATGGGGAGACCAAGGCCAACGAG aTCTATGTGTCTCGTCCATCTGTGAGTGTGTCCTCCATCAGAAGCATGGCTCCCTCCTTGATGTCAGTGAAAGGGCAGAGCGAGACAGTCAGAGTTAAGG GTCTCTGA
- the hmgn3 gene encoding high mobility group nucleosome-binding domain-containing protein 3 isoform X7 encodes MPKRKSPEGAEGKEASKVTKQEPTRRSERLSAKPAPPKAEVKPKKTVVKKEEKGAKAKKGGGKGKKEDGPAQNGETKANEVSEAADEATDEKA; translated from the exons ATGCCGAAGAGAAAG tccCCAGAGGGTGCTGAGGGTAAGGAAGCCTCTAAAGTCACAAAGCAAGAG CCCACCAGAAGGTCAGAGAGATTGTCGGCG aaacctGCTCCGCCCAAAGCTGAGGTGAAGCCCAAGAAGACCGTTGTCAAG aaagaagaaaaaggagcaaAGGCCAAGAAGGGCGGCGGTAAGGGGAAGAAGGAAGATGGTCCGGCCCAGAATGGGGAGACCAAGGCCAACGAG GTCTCTGAAGCGGCAGACGAGGCGACCGACGAGAAGGCGTAA
- the hmgn3 gene encoding high mobility group nucleosome-binding domain-containing protein 3 isoform X4, translating into MVGANPNERSHIQEASRQKKKKKTRKKGRIRELLLPLHCLNSSTPSSAVGLCSWSPEGAEGKEASKVTKQEKPAPPKAEVKPKKTVVKKEEKGAKAKKGGGKGKKEDGPAQNGETKANEVSEAADEATDEKA; encoded by the exons ATGGTAGGTGCCAACCCGAATGAGCGATCCCATATTCAGGAAGCgagcaggcaaaaaaaaaaaaaaaagacaaggaagaagggAAGAATCAGGGAATTGCTGTTGCCTCTTCACTGTCTAAACAGCAGCACGCCGTCGAGTGCTGTTGGATTGTGTTCGTGG tccCCAGAGGGTGCTGAGGGTAAGGAAGCCTCTAAAGTCACAAAGCAAGAG aaacctGCTCCGCCCAAAGCTGAGGTGAAGCCCAAGAAGACCGTTGTCAAG aaagaagaaaaaggagcaaAGGCCAAGAAGGGCGGCGGTAAGGGGAAGAAGGAAGATGGTCCGGCCCAGAATGGGGAGACCAAGGCCAACGAG GTCTCTGAAGCGGCAGACGAGGCGACCGACGAGAAGGCGTAA
- the hmgn3 gene encoding high mobility group nucleosome-binding domain-containing protein 3 isoform X5 produces the protein MPKRKSPEGAEGKEASKVTKQEPTRRSERLSAKPAPPKAEVKPKKTVVKKEEKGAKAKKGGGKGKKEDGPAQNGETKANEIYVSRPSVSVSSIRSMAPSLMSVKGQSETVRVKGL, from the exons ATGCCGAAGAGAAAG tccCCAGAGGGTGCTGAGGGTAAGGAAGCCTCTAAAGTCACAAAGCAAGAG CCCACCAGAAGGTCAGAGAGATTGTCGGCG aaacctGCTCCGCCCAAAGCTGAGGTGAAGCCCAAGAAGACCGTTGTCAAG aaagaagaaaaaggagcaaAGGCCAAGAAGGGCGGCGGTAAGGGGAAGAAGGAAGATGGTCCGGCCCAGAATGGGGAGACCAAGGCCAACGAG aTCTATGTGTCTCGTCCATCTGTGAGTGTGTCCTCCATCAGAAGCATGGCTCCCTCCTTGATGTCAGTGAAAGGGCAGAGCGAGACAGTCAGAGTTAAGG GTCTCTGA
- the hmgn3 gene encoding high mobility group nucleosome-binding domain-containing protein 3 isoform X6: MPKRKSPEGAEGKEASKVTKQEKPAPPKAEVKPKKTVVKKEEKGAKAKKGGGKGKKEDGPAQNGETKANEIYVSRPSVSVSSIRSMAPSLMSVKGQSETVRVKGL, translated from the exons ATGCCGAAGAGAAAG tccCCAGAGGGTGCTGAGGGTAAGGAAGCCTCTAAAGTCACAAAGCAAGAG aaacctGCTCCGCCCAAAGCTGAGGTGAAGCCCAAGAAGACCGTTGTCAAG aaagaagaaaaaggagcaaAGGCCAAGAAGGGCGGCGGTAAGGGGAAGAAGGAAGATGGTCCGGCCCAGAATGGGGAGACCAAGGCCAACGAG aTCTATGTGTCTCGTCCATCTGTGAGTGTGTCCTCCATCAGAAGCATGGCTCCCTCCTTGATGTCAGTGAAAGGGCAGAGCGAGACAGTCAGAGTTAAGG GTCTCTGA
- the enpp5 gene encoding ectonucleotide pyrophosphatase/phosphodiesterase family member 5 isoform X1, translated as MLSYLTSGGCRLPFYLFAVVLPLVSPLTLNRHQHQEHGDKERPKLLLVSFDGFRWDYIYRVPTPNFRSIMDEGVKVEFVENIYITKTYPNHYSMVTGLYAETHGVVANEMYDPALNLSFSMETDSVYDSRWWEQAVPLWVTVQKDGGRSGAAMWPGSDVLIHGVFPTRYLPYNASVSFEARVRRIIEWFSAPEGEAVDFGILYWEEPDESGHNLGPESPLMDSIIAGIDEKLGFLLDELKKAGLYEKVNLVVTSDHGMTQLSPEKIIELDQYVDRDLYTWVDKSPVVGILPKEGKLDEVYAMLADANPNMVAYRKDDIPEHFHYQHNVRIMPILLEAKEGWTIMQNRTGLFMLGNHGYNNTLRDMQPVFVARGPAFRQNYIKASMRSVDLYPLMCHILAIRPLPNNGSLLNVRDLLSSEPTTSVPASAHSTPSPKASRYSYAPVVGSFIGVVMVLGFLVVYVILVTLKQRPVLKHRSWEMSQPLLQEDLHL; from the exons ATGCTGAGCTACTTGACATCAGGAGGCTGCAGACTTCCTTTCTACCTCTTCGCCGTGGTTCTCCCCTTGGTTTCTCCTCTAACCCTGAACCGCCATCAACATCAGGAGCACGGCGACAAGGAACGACCCAAACTACTCCTCGTGTCCTTCGATGGCTTCCGCTGGGATTACATCTACCGCGTCCCGACTCCCAACTTCCGCAGCATCATGGACGAGGGTGTGAAGGTCGAGTTTGTGGAGAACATTTACATCACCAAAACCTACCCGAACCACTACAGCATGGTGACGGGGTTGTACGCCGAGACGCACGGCGTCGTGGCCAACGAGATGTACGACCCGGCTCTGAACCTGTCCTTCTCTATGGAGACGGACAGCGTTTATGACTCAAGGTGGTGGGAGCAGGCCGTGCCTCTCTGGGTGACAGTTCAGAAGGACGGAGGGCGGAGCGGAGCGGCCATGTGGCCCGGATCTGACGTACTGATTCACGGCGTGTTCCCCACTCGGTACCTCCCATACAACGCCTCGGTTTCCTTTGAAGCTAGGGTGCGGCGGATTATCGAGTGGTTCTCCGCGCCTGAGGGGGAAGCCGTGGATTTTGGAATTCTGTACTGGGAGGAGCCGGACGAGAGTGGCCACAACCTGGGACCTGAGAGCCCACTCATGGACTCAATCATCGCCGGGATCGATGAGAAGCTCGGATTCCTCCTGGATGAGCTGAAGAAGGCCGGGCTGTATGAGAAAGTGAACCTCGTTGTGACCAGTGACCACGGGATGACCCAGCTTTCCCCCGAGAAGATCATAGAACTGGACCAGTATGTGGACAGAGATTTGTACACCTGGGTGGATAAGAGTCCAGTGGTGGGAATCCTCCCCAAAGAAG GGAAGCTTGACGAGGTGTACGCAATGCTGGCGGACGCCAACCCCAACATGGTGGCGTACAGGAAGGACGACATTCCCGAACACTTCCATTATCAGCACAACGTCCGGATCATGCCCATCCTCCTGGAGGCCAAGGAGGGCTGGACCATCATGCAGAACAGGACCGGGCTCTTCATGC TGGGAAACCATGGCTACAACAACACCTTGCGCGACATGCAGCCGGTGTTTGTGGCCCGTGGTCCGGCCTTTCGCCAGAACTATATCAAGGCCTCCATGCGATCTGTTGACCTTTACCCTCTCATGTGCCACATCCTGGCCATCCGGCCTCTGCCAAACAACGGCTCGCTCCTAAACGTCAGGGACCTGCTGTCTTCGGAGCCGACTACGTCAGTGCCCGCTTCGGCCCACTCCACCCCTTCTCCTAAGGCCAGCAGGTACTCGTACGCCCCGGTTGTGGGTTCATTCATCGGCGTGGTGATGGTCCTCGGATTCCTAGTGGTCTACGTCATATTGGTGACGCTAAAACAGCGGCCTGTGCTCAAACACAGAAGTTGGGAGATGTCGCAGCCCTTATTGCAAGAGGACTTGCACCTGTAG
- the enpp5 gene encoding ectonucleotide pyrophosphatase/phosphodiesterase family member 5 isoform X2, with translation MLSYLTSGGCRLPFYLFAVVLPLVSPLTLNRHQHQEHGDKERPKLLLVSFDGFRWDYIYRVPTPNFRSIMDEGVKVEFVENIYITKTYPNHYSMVTGLYAETHGVVANEMYDPALNLSFSMETDSVYDSRWWEQAVPLWVTVQKDGGRSGAAMWPGSDVLIHGVFPTRYLPYNASVSFEARVRRIIEWFSAPEGEAVDFGILYWEEPDESGHNLGPESPLMDSIIAGIDEKLGFLLDELKKAGLYEKVNLVVTSDHGMTQLSPEKIIELDQYVDRDLYTWVDKSPVVGILPKEGKLDEVYAMLADANPNMVAYRKDDIPEHFHYQHNVRIMPILLEAKEGWTIMQNRTGLFMRTSENPASGKPWLQQHLARHAAGVCGPWSGLSPELYQGLHAIC, from the exons ATGCTGAGCTACTTGACATCAGGAGGCTGCAGACTTCCTTTCTACCTCTTCGCCGTGGTTCTCCCCTTGGTTTCTCCTCTAACCCTGAACCGCCATCAACATCAGGAGCACGGCGACAAGGAACGACCCAAACTACTCCTCGTGTCCTTCGATGGCTTCCGCTGGGATTACATCTACCGCGTCCCGACTCCCAACTTCCGCAGCATCATGGACGAGGGTGTGAAGGTCGAGTTTGTGGAGAACATTTACATCACCAAAACCTACCCGAACCACTACAGCATGGTGACGGGGTTGTACGCCGAGACGCACGGCGTCGTGGCCAACGAGATGTACGACCCGGCTCTGAACCTGTCCTTCTCTATGGAGACGGACAGCGTTTATGACTCAAGGTGGTGGGAGCAGGCCGTGCCTCTCTGGGTGACAGTTCAGAAGGACGGAGGGCGGAGCGGAGCGGCCATGTGGCCCGGATCTGACGTACTGATTCACGGCGTGTTCCCCACTCGGTACCTCCCATACAACGCCTCGGTTTCCTTTGAAGCTAGGGTGCGGCGGATTATCGAGTGGTTCTCCGCGCCTGAGGGGGAAGCCGTGGATTTTGGAATTCTGTACTGGGAGGAGCCGGACGAGAGTGGCCACAACCTGGGACCTGAGAGCCCACTCATGGACTCAATCATCGCCGGGATCGATGAGAAGCTCGGATTCCTCCTGGATGAGCTGAAGAAGGCCGGGCTGTATGAGAAAGTGAACCTCGTTGTGACCAGTGACCACGGGATGACCCAGCTTTCCCCCGAGAAGATCATAGAACTGGACCAGTATGTGGACAGAGATTTGTACACCTGGGTGGATAAGAGTCCAGTGGTGGGAATCCTCCCCAAAGAAG GGAAGCTTGACGAGGTGTACGCAATGCTGGCGGACGCCAACCCCAACATGGTGGCGTACAGGAAGGACGACATTCCCGAACACTTCCATTATCAGCACAACGTCCGGATCATGCCCATCCTCCTGGAGGCCAAGGAGGGCTGGACCATCATGCAGAACAGGACCGGGCTCTTCATGCGTACGTCTGAAAATCCTGCCAG TGGGAAACCATGGCTACAACAACACCTTGCGCGACATGCAGCCGGTGTTTGTGGCCCGTGGTCCGGCCTTTCGCCAGAACTATATCAAGGCCTCCATGCGATCTGTTGA